In Sphingomonas sp. LT1P40, the following are encoded in one genomic region:
- a CDS encoding ABC transporter permease has translation MSSLRRLTRQTMTIARRDFVATVFTPTFLLFLLAPLMMLAFGTVGGMGAATMAKSGNEKARIVLIGSGERTRTAILVDRDLRQIYRTSERPPQLIVEAPGENAERQARALFERKDIEASAVLYGPLEKPQILYGPAGSRTADYMIVLAEQVLLAEKAGSTAALSEPTKTAVVRTGTSASGQGQAGFFTVFGLFIVSLMLAGQVVGTMAEERSNKVIEILAAAVPLESVFFGKLLGMFGVALLFLLFWGTVVLNVGALLPANFARAFADVGPAVGLPTFALLFLAYFVMAYMLLGAVFLGIGAQASTQRELQMLSLPITIFQVAMFGFASAAAAQPDSWVATAAELFPFSSPFAMAARAANSAELWRHGLALAWQALWVVITVTIAARLFRRGVLQSGSPKLFRRKKTAAA, from the coding sequence ATGAGCAGCCTGCGCCGCCTCACCCGCCAGACCATGACCATCGCCCGTCGCGATTTCGTGGCAACGGTATTCACCCCCACCTTCCTGCTCTTCCTGCTCGCCCCGCTGATGATGCTGGCATTCGGCACCGTCGGTGGCATGGGTGCTGCGACGATGGCCAAGAGCGGCAACGAAAAGGCCCGCATCGTCCTGATCGGCAGCGGCGAGCGAACGCGCACCGCCATTCTGGTCGACCGCGACTTGCGCCAGATCTATCGAACCAGCGAACGCCCGCCTCAGCTGATCGTCGAGGCACCGGGCGAAAATGCCGAGCGACAGGCCCGCGCCTTGTTCGAGCGCAAGGATATCGAGGCGTCGGCGGTGCTCTACGGCCCGCTGGAAAAGCCGCAAATCCTTTATGGTCCCGCCGGGTCACGCACCGCCGATTACATGATCGTCCTCGCCGAACAGGTGCTGCTCGCCGAAAAAGCCGGGTCCACCGCCGCGCTCAGCGAGCCGACGAAAACCGCCGTCGTCCGCACTGGCACCTCCGCCAGCGGACAGGGGCAGGCCGGCTTCTTCACCGTGTTCGGCCTGTTCATCGTGTCGCTGATGCTCGCGGGGCAGGTCGTCGGGACGATGGCCGAGGAGCGCTCGAACAAGGTCATCGAAATCCTCGCCGCCGCCGTTCCGCTCGAAAGCGTGTTCTTCGGCAAGCTGCTCGGCATGTTCGGCGTGGCTTTGCTTTTCCTCCTGTTCTGGGGAACGGTCGTTCTCAATGTCGGCGCTTTGCTGCCCGCCAATTTCGCGCGCGCCTTCGCCGATGTCGGTCCGGCTGTCGGCCTGCCGACCTTCGCGCTGCTGTTCCTCGCCTATTTCGTGATGGCGTACATGCTGCTCGGCGCCGTCTTCCTCGGCATCGGCGCACAGGCATCGACCCAGCGCGAACTGCAAATGCTCTCGCTGCCGATCACGATCTTCCAGGTCGCCATGTTCGGCTTTGCCTCTGCTGCCGCCGCACAACCTGACAGCTGGGTCGCCACCGCCGCCGAACTCTTCCCGTTCAGCTCGCCCTTCGCCATGGCCGCCCGCGCCGCCAACTCCGCCGAACTGTGGCGTCACGGTCTCGCGCTCGCATGGCAAGCCCTGTGGGTGGTGATCACCGTCACCATCGCCGCCCGCCTGTTCCGCCGCGGCGTGCTGCAATCGGGCAGCCCGAAACTGTTCCGGCGGAAGAAGACCGCGGCCGCATAG
- a CDS encoding phosphoribosyl-ATP diphosphatase: protein MATDILDALEAVIRERRTADPSTSYVAKLTAKGRAKIAQKVGEEAVEAAIAAVQNDRTGLTGEAADLLFHLLILLADMELSLDDVRTELARREGLSGIEEKASRPGA from the coding sequence ATGGCCACCGACATTCTCGACGCGCTGGAAGCAGTGATCCGCGAACGCCGCACCGCCGATCCATCCACCTCCTATGTCGCCAAACTCACCGCCAAAGGCCGCGCCAAGATCGCGCAAAAGGTCGGCGAGGAAGCCGTCGAAGCCGCCATCGCCGCCGTCCAGAACGACCGCACCGGCCTGACCGGCGAAGCCGCCGACCTGCTTTTCCACCTCCTCATCCTGCTCGCCGACATGGAGCTGTCCCTCGACGACGTCCGCACCGAACTCGCGCGGAGAGAAGGCCTGTCGGGCATCGAAGAGAAAGCCAGCCGACCGGGAGCCTGA
- a CDS encoding PEP-CTERM sorting domain-containing protein: MLPFSRIDRENFVIFAIRLAICAAAIALPVAPAFAADTPPASSTPLPPGKSGSTPTTTPTSIPEPAAIGLFALGIAGAAIMRRQRRKPD; encoded by the coding sequence TTGCTGCCGTTCTCCCGTATCGACAGGGAGAATTTCGTGATCTTCGCCATCCGACTGGCCATCTGCGCCGCCGCCATCGCGCTACCGGTCGCGCCAGCCTTCGCCGCCGACACGCCGCCCGCATCCTCTACTCCGCTGCCCCCCGGCAAGAGCGGCAGCACGCCTACCACCACGCCGACCTCGATCCCGGAGCCCGCCGCAATCGGCCTGTTCGCATTGGGCATCGCTGGCGCCGCGATCATGCGCCGTCAGCGCCGCAAGCCCGACTGA
- the hisF gene encoding imidazole glycerol phosphate synthase subunit HisF, with product MTVRARVIPCLDVANGRVVKGVNFVNLRDAGDPVEQARAYDAAGADELCFLDITASHEARGTIIDVVRRTAEVCFMPLTVGGGVRTPEDARALLLAGADKVAVNSAAVTRPEVVSDIADRFGSQCVVASVDARSVAPGRWEVFTHGGRKPTGIDAVEHALNLARLGAGEILLTSMDRDGTRDGYDLDLIRTIADQVTIPVVASGGVGNLDHLVAGIRDGHASAVLAASIFHFGEASIADAHAALAAAGIPVRTAG from the coding sequence GTGACCGTCCGCGCGCGCGTAATCCCCTGTCTCGACGTCGCCAATGGCCGTGTCGTGAAGGGCGTGAACTTCGTGAACCTGCGCGATGCCGGCGATCCGGTCGAGCAAGCCCGCGCCTATGACGCCGCCGGGGCCGACGAACTCTGCTTCCTGGACATCACCGCCAGCCACGAGGCACGCGGCACGATCATCGACGTCGTCCGCCGCACCGCCGAAGTCTGTTTCATGCCGCTTACCGTCGGCGGCGGCGTCCGCACGCCGGAGGACGCCCGCGCGCTCCTACTCGCGGGCGCGGACAAGGTCGCGGTGAACTCCGCCGCCGTCACCCGCCCGGAAGTCGTCAGCGACATCGCCGATCGTTTCGGCAGCCAGTGCGTCGTTGCCTCGGTCGATGCCCGCAGCGTCGCCCCCGGCCGTTGGGAGGTGTTCACCCATGGCGGGCGCAAGCCCACCGGCATCGACGCCGTCGAACACGCGCTCAACCTCGCCCGGCTCGGCGCAGGCGAAATCCTGCTCACCTCGATGGACCGCGACGGGACGCGCGACGGCTACGACCTCGACCTCATCCGCACCATCGCCGATCAGGTCACCATCCCCGTCGTTGCATCCGGCGGCGTCGGCAATCTCGACCACCTCGTCGCCGGAATCCGCGACGGCCATGCCAGCGCCGTCCTCGCCGCATCGATCTTCCATTTCGGCGAGGCCAGCATCGCCGACGCCCATGCCGCGCTCGCCGCCGCCGGGATCCCGGTGCGCACTGCCGGTTAA
- a CDS encoding cytochrome P450, with amino-acid sequence MATLASEAATTADPLDVTLASLYRDDTWHEPFRQLRATAPVYRCENSPFGAYWSISSYKPIVEVESLPELYSSQAGGITVADLVEGDIAMPMFIAMDRPKHTGQRRTVAPAFTPSEMVRMSADIRTRTAELLDSLPVGQTFDWVDTVAIELTTQMLALLFDFPWADRRKLTYWSDWAGDIEIAKDPVRKEERRNILFQCASEFGALWNAKLDKEPTPDLISMMIHSDAMAEMDQMEFLGNLILLIVGGNDTTRNSMSAYAWALEQFPDERAKLEADPSLIANATQEIIRWQTPLAHMRRTATADAELMGQHIREGDKLVLWYLSANRDESVFENADRIIVDRPNARRHLAFGHGIHRCVGARLAELQIGVLMEEMAKRRLRVNVVAEPERVAACFVHGYKKMPVELSRY; translated from the coding sequence ATGGCAACCCTTGCAAGCGAAGCGGCGACCACCGCCGACCCGCTCGACGTCACCCTTGCAAGCCTCTACCGCGACGACACCTGGCACGAACCCTTCCGCCAACTCCGCGCCACGGCACCGGTCTATCGCTGCGAAAACTCGCCCTTCGGCGCATACTGGTCGATCTCTTCCTATAAGCCGATCGTCGAGGTCGAATCGCTGCCAGAACTCTACTCGTCACAGGCGGGCGGCATCACCGTCGCCGATCTGGTCGAGGGAGATATCGCCATGCCGATGTTCATTGCGATGGACAGGCCCAAGCACACTGGCCAGCGCCGCACGGTCGCGCCCGCCTTCACGCCGTCCGAAATGGTGCGGATGAGCGCCGATATCCGCACCCGCACTGCCGAACTGCTCGACTCGCTCCCCGTCGGGCAGACCTTCGACTGGGTCGATACCGTCGCAATCGAGCTGACCACGCAGATGCTGGCGCTTCTGTTCGACTTCCCCTGGGCCGATCGCCGCAAACTGACCTATTGGTCCGACTGGGCCGGCGATATCGAGATCGCCAAGGACCCGGTGCGCAAAGAGGAACGTCGCAACATCCTGTTCCAGTGCGCCTCCGAATTCGGCGCGCTGTGGAATGCCAAGCTGGACAAGGAACCGACCCCCGACCTGATCTCGATGATGATCCATTCGGACGCTATGGCGGAAATGGACCAGATGGAGTTCCTCGGGAACCTCATCCTGCTCATCGTCGGCGGCAACGACACCACGCGCAATTCGATGTCGGCCTATGCCTGGGCGCTCGAACAATTTCCCGACGAGCGCGCGAAGCTCGAAGCCGATCCGTCACTGATCGCCAACGCGACTCAGGAAATCATCCGCTGGCAGACGCCGCTGGCGCATATGCGCCGCACGGCCACCGCCGATGCCGAACTGATGGGCCAACACATCCGCGAGGGCGACAAGCTCGTCCTGTGGTATCTTTCCGCCAACCGCGATGAGAGCGTATTCGAGAATGCCGACCGTATCATTGTCGATCGCCCGAACGCCCGCCGCCACCTCGCTTTTGGCCACGGCATCCACCGCTGCGTCGGCGCGCGGCTGGCCGAGCTTCAGATCGGCGTGCTGATGGAGGAAATGGCCAAGCGCCGTCTGCGCGTGAATGTCGTCGCGGAGCCGGAGCGCGTCGCTGCCTGCTTCGTCCACGGCTACAAGAAGATGCCAGTGGAACTGAGTCGCTATTGA
- a CDS encoding L-lactate dehydrogenase, with protein sequence MSHIPQAARSRIAFVGAGHVGATAAYAIMLRALFEEIVLIDRDGDLARAEAADLADANALARPARIWAGSYADAASAQIAVITAGAASHGSETRLSLASRSAVIVAECARGLAEAGFGGVLIVASNPVDLMTVVAMRNAGLPPASVIGTGTLLDTSRLKQALSRALNVAPSAIEGYVLGEHGDSEVAAFSTVRIGGQPVASFAADGPDYESDKIAVDVRDAGYRIIEGKGYTSFGIATAIVRICEAVARDERAVLPISAWAGQTLDFGDICFSVPCIIGGNGVERILRPVLTPNEETALRASATTLAKALAVLDGA encoded by the coding sequence ATGTCACATATTCCCCAAGCCGCGCGTAGCCGAATCGCCTTTGTCGGTGCCGGGCATGTCGGCGCGACCGCCGCCTATGCGATCATGCTGCGTGCGCTATTCGAGGAAATCGTCTTGATCGATCGGGACGGCGACCTGGCCCGGGCCGAGGCCGCCGATCTGGCCGATGCCAATGCGCTGGCCCGACCCGCGCGGATCTGGGCCGGCTCCTATGCCGACGCCGCGTCGGCGCAGATTGCGGTGATTACGGCCGGTGCCGCCTCGCATGGCAGTGAAACCCGGCTGTCGCTGGCGTCGCGCAGCGCGGTGATCGTCGCGGAATGCGCGCGCGGTTTGGCCGAAGCGGGTTTTGGCGGTGTTCTGATCGTCGCGTCGAACCCCGTCGATTTGATGACCGTCGTCGCAATGCGCAACGCAGGCCTTCCGCCGGCCAGCGTGATCGGAACCGGAACGCTGCTCGACACCAGCCGCCTTAAACAAGCATTGTCACGGGCGCTGAACGTCGCACCGAGCGCGATCGAGGGTTATGTTCTGGGCGAGCATGGCGACAGCGAAGTCGCGGCATTCTCGACCGTCCGTATCGGGGGACAACCGGTCGCAAGCTTCGCCGCCGATGGACCCGATTACGAGTCCGACAAGATCGCCGTGGACGTCCGGGATGCGGGGTATCGGATTATCGAGGGCAAGGGGTACACATCGTTTGGCATTGCCACCGCGATCGTGCGTATCTGTGAAGCCGTGGCGCGCGATGAGCGAGCTGTGCTCCCGATCAGTGCCTGGGCGGGTCAGACGCTCGATTTTGGCGACATCTGCTTCAGCGTGCCGTGCATCATCGGCGGCAATGGCGTCGAGCGTATCCTGCGACCAGTGCTGACGCCGAACGAGGAAACTGCATTGCGGGCGTCCGCTACGACATTGGCAAAGGCATTGGCGGTATTGGACGGCGCGTAG
- a CDS encoding amino acid permease, with protein sequence MKRTLGKWNLLFLGVGCIIGAGIFVRTGSAAALHAGPAVLLSFVVAGIVCAFAGLCYAELSSTLPVSGSAYTYGYATLGEFVAWVMGALLLLEYGLAASVVAVGWGGYVVSLLADFGLQIPPQFTGPAGYTLMKDGAAVVVDGQTVTTIFNLPAFLICLALSCLLVVGVSESAKVNNVIVAIKVSVLVAFIVVGGLIVLANFGDLAAKNWTPFIPPSEGEGKFGVDGIMRAASIVFFAYIGFEAVSTAGQEAKNPAKDMPFGIIGSLVVCTVIYMLVAAIMTLLVPYGQLNVPDPVAVVVDNFGAQWSWLAKTIKIGAIIGLTSVVLVLMYAQTRIFYTMARDGLLPKVFAIVHPKFKTPYINTIVVGIITAIAAGFFDINVLGDMTSVGTLAAFAIVCLSVIYLRRAAPELPRGFKVPLYPVLPAAGILSCIYLITTVPWAVLQFFLWYMLGAVVLYFVYGIWNSNLQHGEPQDDAPDMGEYVAPVGEQP encoded by the coding sequence TTGAAGCGAACGCTCGGCAAATGGAACCTGTTGTTCTTGGGTGTCGGATGTATCATCGGCGCGGGTATCTTCGTCCGTACCGGTAGCGCGGCCGCGCTTCATGCCGGCCCCGCCGTGCTCCTGTCCTTCGTGGTCGCCGGCATCGTCTGCGCCTTTGCGGGTCTATGCTATGCCGAACTTTCCTCCACCCTGCCCGTGTCGGGGTCCGCTTACACCTATGGCTATGCCACGCTCGGCGAGTTCGTCGCCTGGGTGATGGGCGCACTGCTCCTCCTCGAATACGGGCTCGCGGCCTCGGTCGTGGCGGTCGGATGGGGCGGCTATGTGGTCAGTTTGCTCGCCGATTTTGGGCTACAGATACCGCCGCAATTCACCGGCCCGGCGGGCTACACGCTGATGAAGGACGGCGCGGCAGTGGTCGTCGATGGCCAGACGGTCACCACGATCTTCAACCTTCCGGCCTTCCTCATCTGTCTCGCGCTGTCGTGCCTGCTGGTCGTCGGCGTGTCCGAATCGGCCAAGGTCAATAACGTCATCGTCGCGATCAAGGTCAGCGTGCTGGTCGCCTTCATCGTCGTCGGCGGCCTCATCGTCCTTGCCAATTTCGGCGATCTCGCGGCCAAGAACTGGACCCCGTTCATCCCCCCATCGGAAGGTGAGGGCAAGTTCGGCGTCGATGGCATCATGCGCGCCGCATCGATCGTGTTCTTTGCCTATATCGGGTTTGAGGCTGTTTCGACCGCAGGGCAGGAAGCCAAGAATCCGGCCAAGGATATGCCGTTCGGCATCATCGGCTCGCTCGTCGTCTGCACGGTCATCTACATGCTGGTGGCTGCGATCATGACGTTGCTCGTGCCTTATGGTCAGCTGAACGTGCCCGATCCGGTCGCGGTGGTGGTCGATAATTTCGGCGCGCAGTGGAGCTGGCTGGCCAAGACGATTAAGATCGGCGCAATCATCGGCCTGACGTCGGTGGTGCTGGTGCTGATGTATGCCCAGACCCGCATCTTCTACACCATGGCCCGCGACGGCCTGTTGCCGAAGGTGTTCGCTATCGTCCATCCGAAGTTCAAGACGCCGTACATCAACACGATCGTGGTCGGCATCATCACCGCAATCGCGGCGGGCTTCTTCGACATCAACGTGCTCGGCGACATGACCTCGGTCGGTACGCTCGCGGCATTTGCGATCGTGTGCCTCTCGGTCATCTACCTGCGCCGCGCCGCGCCCGAACTGCCACGCGGTTTCAAGGTTCCGCTGTATCCGGTGCTGCCGGCAGCGGGTATCCTGTCGTGCATCTATCTCATCACGACGGTGCCGTGGGCCGTGCTGCAATTCTTCCTTTGGTACATGCTCGGGGCGGTGGTGCTGTATTTCGTTTACGGCATCTGGAACTCGAACCTCCAGCATGGCGAGCCGCAGGACGACGCGCCCGACATGGGCGAATATGTCGCCCCGGTCGGCGAACAGCCCTGA
- a CDS encoding ABC transporter ATP-binding protein: MAVTASGLVKRFGDRRVVDGVNIAVPTGMIYGVLGPNGAGKTTTLRMLLGIIEPDSGTRTLLGNANPRDVSDQVGYLPEERGLYPSMKTVQAIAFMGALRGLDWKTGRKRGAELMEAAGLGHAIDQKIRKLSKGMAQLVQLLGSIVHQPDLLVLDEPFSGLDPVNQERLEKLILAERDRGATILFSTHVMAHAERLCDRLTIIAGGKVRFEGSMTDARATLPFKAHYVPHHPDENIRALLPADADRDGDGWRFIMPDGGIESLLTKLIAAGYGISGLSIERPTLHDVFVKIVGAEALEAAAQETAA, encoded by the coding sequence ATGGCGGTCACCGCCTCCGGTCTGGTGAAGCGGTTCGGGGACCGGCGCGTGGTCGATGGCGTGAACATCGCCGTCCCCACCGGCATGATCTATGGCGTCCTCGGTCCCAATGGCGCGGGCAAGACCACGACGTTGCGGATGCTGCTCGGCATTATCGAGCCGGATAGCGGCACCCGTACCCTGCTCGGCAACGCCAATCCCCGCGATGTCAGCGACCAGGTCGGCTATCTGCCCGAGGAACGCGGCCTATACCCATCGATGAAGACCGTGCAGGCGATCGCCTTCATGGGCGCGCTTCGCGGCCTCGACTGGAAGACCGGGCGCAAGCGCGGCGCGGAACTGATGGAAGCCGCCGGTCTCGGCCACGCCATCGACCAGAAGATCAGGAAACTGTCCAAGGGCATGGCCCAGCTCGTCCAGCTGCTCGGCTCGATCGTCCATCAACCCGACCTGCTCGTCCTCGACGAACCCTTTTCCGGCCTCGACCCCGTAAACCAAGAGCGCCTCGAAAAACTGATTCTGGCCGAGCGGGATCGCGGCGCGACGATCCTGTTTTCCACACATGTCATGGCGCATGCCGAGCGGCTGTGCGACCGCCTTACCATTATCGCCGGTGGCAAAGTCCGCTTCGAGGGCAGCATGACCGACGCCCGCGCCACGCTCCCGTTCAAGGCGCATTATGTGCCGCACCACCCGGACGAGAATATCCGCGCCCTCCTCCCCGCCGATGCCGACCGCGACGGCGACGGCTGGCGCTTCATCATGCCGGATGGCGGCATCGAATCCTTGCTGACCAAACTCATCGCCGCGGGCTATGGCATTTCCGGCCTGTCGATCGAGCGACCCACGCTCCACGACGTGTTTGTCAAGATCGTCGGCGCCGAAGCACTCGAAGCCGCCGCGCAGGAGACCGCAGCATGA
- a CDS encoding adenosine kinase, whose translation MTAITHDVVAIGNAIVDILAQAEDSFIEEIGVAKGSMQLMFSPEEADALYAKMGPGREVSGGSAANTVAGMAALGSRCAFIGQVADDQLGEVFAHDLRATGVDFDTAVRDGQPTTARCLIFVTPDGQRTMNTFLGASQFLPAAALDRDVIAGGAILYLEGYLWDPEEPRAAMRAAIDIARGAGRKVAFTLSDVFCISRHGGDFRALIAEGLVDILFANENELLALAEVEDFEAALTKIAAQVPVLVVTRSERGAIAVANGERVSVAAEPIDKVVDTTGAGDLFAAGFLHGQAQGWDVGKSLKLGAACAAEIISHYGARPEADLKAVAAKLG comes from the coding sequence GTGACCGCAATCACCCATGACGTCGTCGCCATCGGTAACGCCATCGTCGACATTCTGGCGCAGGCCGAGGACAGCTTCATCGAGGAAATCGGCGTTGCCAAGGGTTCGATGCAGCTGATGTTCTCGCCCGAAGAGGCCGACGCGCTATACGCGAAAATGGGGCCGGGGCGTGAGGTTTCCGGCGGATCGGCGGCGAACACGGTGGCGGGGATGGCCGCTTTGGGCAGCCGTTGCGCGTTCATCGGTCAGGTCGCCGACGATCAGCTTGGCGAAGTGTTCGCGCATGACTTGCGCGCGACCGGGGTCGATTTCGACACGGCCGTGCGTGATGGTCAGCCAACCACGGCGCGCTGCCTGATCTTCGTGACGCCGGACGGGCAGCGGACGATGAACACGTTTCTGGGCGCGTCGCAGTTCCTGCCCGCCGCCGCGCTGGACCGCGATGTCATCGCGGGCGGGGCGATCCTGTATCTCGAAGGCTATTTGTGGGATCCGGAAGAGCCGCGCGCGGCGATGCGGGCGGCGATCGACATTGCGCGCGGGGCAGGGCGAAAGGTGGCGTTCACGCTGTCCGACGTGTTCTGCATCAGCCGCCACGGCGGCGATTTCCGCGCGCTGATCGCCGAAGGGTTGGTCGATATATTGTTCGCCAACGAGAATGAGTTGCTGGCGCTGGCCGAGGTCGAGGATTTCGAGGCTGCGCTGACGAAGATCGCGGCGCAGGTGCCGGTGCTGGTGGTGACGCGCAGTGAGCGGGGCGCGATTGCCGTCGCCAATGGCGAGCGGGTTTCGGTCGCCGCCGAGCCGATCGACAAGGTAGTGGACACGACCGGCGCGGGCGATCTGTTCGCGGCGGGCTTCTTGCACGGACAGGCGCAGGGCTGGGACGTCGGCAAATCGCTGAAGCTGGGCGCGGCCTGCGCGGCGGAGATCATCAGCCATTATGGCGCGCGGCCCGAAGCGGATTTGAAGGCGGTGGCGGCGAAGCTGGGATAG
- a CDS encoding HIT domain-containing protein, with translation MPIDATLPYDDQNIFARILRDEIPSKRVYEDDYAVAFYDLNPVAPYHMLVIPRGPYVSWDDFTARASDAEIAGFARAVGLVAREARLVEPGYRLLANTGLHSGQEIPHLHVHILAGQPLGPMLAR, from the coding sequence ATGCCCATCGACGCCACCCTCCCCTATGACGACCAGAACATCTTCGCCCGCATCCTGCGCGACGAAATCCCGTCCAAGCGCGTGTATGAAGACGATTACGCCGTCGCCTTTTACGACCTGAACCCGGTCGCCCCCTATCACATGCTGGTGATCCCGCGCGGCCCTTACGTCTCATGGGACGATTTCACGGCCCGCGCATCGGATGCCGAAATCGCAGGGTTTGCTCGCGCCGTCGGCCTCGTCGCGCGTGAAGCAAGGCTGGTCGAACCCGGCTATCGCCTGCTCGCCAATACCGGCCTGCATTCAGGGCAGGAGATTCCCCACCTCCACGTCCATATTCTCGCCGGACAGCCGCTGGGTCCAATGCTGGCGCGATGA
- a CDS encoding EI24 domain-containing protein: protein MLNALLLSIRQLGDRRIVAVFAKSMLVTLAIFAALGAGLWLGTEALVARYFAASQSTASLAAAAALLVALLGAWLLFRVIAIAVIGVFADEVVHAVEAKHYPERFAAARDVSFARSAAMGARSAARAVLANLAFSPVYILLFVTGVGTPIAFFLVNSWLLGRDLGDMVAVRHMPAADLRRWRATTRVTRFATGAAGTALFFLPVVNLIAPIVGAAMATHLFHRRTK from the coding sequence ATGCTGAATGCGCTGCTCCTTTCGATCCGCCAGCTGGGCGACCGACGCATCGTTGCGGTGTTTGCCAAATCGATGCTGGTGACGCTGGCGATCTTCGCGGCGCTCGGCGCGGGCTTGTGGCTCGGGACGGAAGCCCTTGTCGCGCGCTACTTCGCCGCCAGCCAGAGCACCGCCAGCCTCGCCGCCGCCGCCGCGCTACTCGTTGCCCTGCTCGGCGCGTGGCTGCTGTTCCGCGTCATTGCCATCGCCGTGATCGGTGTGTTCGCGGACGAAGTCGTCCACGCGGTCGAGGCGAAACATTATCCCGAACGCTTCGCCGCCGCCCGCGATGTCTCCTTTGCCCGTTCCGCCGCAATGGGCGCACGATCGGCGGCGCGCGCGGTCCTTGCCAACCTCGCTTTCTCCCCCGTCTATATCCTGCTGTTCGTCACCGGCGTCGGCACACCGATCGCGTTCTTTCTGGTCAACAGCTGGCTGCTGGGCCGCGACCTGGGCGACATGGTCGCGGTGCGCCACATGCCCGCCGCAGACCTGCGTCGCTGGCGCGCCACCACCCGCGTCACCCGTTTTGCCACTGGTGCCGCCGGAACCGCGCTGTTCTTCTTGCCCGTAGTCAATCTGATCGCGCCCATTGTCGGTGCGGCGATGGCGACGCATCTGTTCCACCGGAGAACCAAGTGA
- the queG gene encoding tRNA epoxyqueuosine(34) reductase QueG yields MYEGKPLEDAIREKAVELGFAACGIARADAAPRSGERLRQWLAEGRHGDMIWMEERAHHRESPGGLWPEVRSVIALGMSYAPAVNPLALEGVGDRGRISVYAQGADYHDVVKKALKALGRWLASEAGCDLKVFVDTAPVMEKPLAEAAGLGWQGKHTNLVSREHGSWLFLGAIYTTLVLAPDVAGSDTCGSCDACQRACPTDAFPEPYRLDARRCISYLTIEHKGPIPHEFRERIGNRIYGCDDCLAVCPWNKFASAAAANLAFAPRAELTAPALADLLALDDAAFRQVFSGSPIKRIGRDRMVRNCLIAAGNSGDAALLPVVEGLLGDPDAVVREAAEWAMMRLQSGER; encoded by the coding sequence ATGTATGAAGGCAAGCCACTCGAAGACGCTATCCGCGAAAAGGCGGTGGAGTTGGGCTTTGCTGCGTGCGGAATTGCGCGCGCGGACGCGGCACCGCGATCGGGCGAGCGACTGCGGCAATGGCTGGCCGAGGGGCGGCATGGCGACATGATCTGGATGGAGGAACGCGCGCATCACCGCGAAAGTCCGGGCGGATTGTGGCCGGAGGTGCGGTCGGTGATCGCGCTGGGGATGAGCTATGCACCTGCGGTCAATCCGCTGGCACTGGAAGGGGTCGGGGATCGCGGGCGGATATCGGTCTATGCGCAAGGGGCCGACTATCACGATGTCGTGAAGAAGGCGCTGAAGGCGCTGGGGCGATGGCTGGCGAGCGAGGCCGGGTGCGATCTGAAGGTGTTCGTCGATACTGCGCCGGTGATGGAAAAGCCGCTGGCTGAGGCGGCGGGGCTGGGGTGGCAGGGGAAGCATACCAATCTGGTGAGCCGCGAACATGGCAGCTGGCTGTTCCTGGGAGCGATTTATACGACGCTGGTACTGGCGCCGGATGTGGCGGGCAGCGATACCTGTGGGTCATGCGATGCGTGCCAGCGTGCGTGCCCGACCGATGCCTTTCCCGAGCCCTACCGACTGGATGCGCGGCGGTGCATTTCGTATCTGACGATCGAGCATAAAGGGCCGATCCCGCACGAGTTCCGCGAGCGGATCGGCAACCGGATTTATGGCTGTGACGATTGTCTGGCGGTGTGCCCGTGGAACAAGTTCGCCAGTGCGGCGGCGGCGAATCTCGCGTTTGCGCCGCGCGCCGAGCTGACTGCACCCGCGCTGGCGGATTTGCTGGCGCTGGACGATGCCGCATTCCGGCAGGTGTTTTCGGGATCACCGATCAAGCGGATCGGACGCGACCGGATGGTGCGCAACTGCCTGATCGCGGCGGGGAACAGTGGGGATGCAGCATTGTTGCCGGTGGTGGAGGGGTTGCTGGGCGATCCCGATGCGGTGGTGCGCGAAGCGGCGGAATGGGCGATGATGCGGCTGCAATCGGGAGAGCGATGA